The following are encoded together in the Arcticibacterium luteifluviistationis genome:
- a CDS encoding (2Fe-2S)-binding protein — translation MDTEWSENPERIKDPILIDADMKINFTINGNLETVETDGNTPLLWVVRDILDLKGTKYGCGKAACGACTLHIDGEAVRSCSYPIEFVEGKEVTTIEGLSDSEENLHPVQQAWIEEIVPQCGYCQPGFMMATAALLNKVPSPTDEDIDNNIINVCRCATYYRMRKAIHRAAEIQNNETLKK, via the coding sequence TTGGATACAGAATGGAGCGAAAATCCCGAACGAATAAAAGACCCTATTTTAATAGATGCTGATATGAAAATAAACTTCACAATAAACGGAAACTTGGAAACGGTAGAAACAGATGGCAACACGCCGCTGCTCTGGGTAGTAAGAGATATTTTAGATTTAAAAGGTACTAAATATGGCTGCGGAAAAGCCGCATGTGGTGCCTGTACCTTGCATATTGACGGGGAAGCCGTGCGTTCCTGCTCTTACCCCATAGAGTTTGTGGAGGGAAAAGAAGTGACCACCATAGAAGGTTTGTCAGATTCAGAAGAAAATTTGCACCCCGTGCAGCAAGCCTGGATAGAAGAAATAGTGCCGCAGTGTGGTTACTGTCAGCCGGGTTTTATGATGGCTACAGCCGCCTTGCTCAATAAAGTACCGAGCCCAACGGATGAAGATATTGACAATAATATTATCAACGTGTGCCGCTGTGCCACCTACTACAGAATGCGTAAAGCCATTCACAGAGCTGCTGAAATCCAAAATAACGAGACTTTAAAGAAATAA
- a CDS encoding ArnT family glycosyltransferase gives MKSITSKDNYNLLYFLLAAVYLVGLFIPLMENDSAQHATMAMQIYLDNDFLHLFKGGIPYLDKPHMHFWLSAISFKIFGVSHIAYRLPAILFTGIGAYSCYKLAKEFYGQQAAQIAPLIFLSSYAIILANHDVRTDAVLTGASIWSVWQLVRYIHTSQLKYLVVGAFAAAIAFSCKGHLSVFITGVVLLAYMAYARKWSAFFSWKSLLGLVVFGLGILPVVYAYYVQYDLHPELVIEGQTNVSGVKFILWDQNFNRLTAKGFGENNPDYLFFFHNLLWAFIPWSFIVYLAFFDRIKLLVKNKLKYVKGLEILTSIGVIIVLFVISTSKFKLPHYLNSLLPILSVLVAGFLINLKDRNSLKTLKVILIVQYVSLTLIAGGVLYLTFWAFGLPSPILLGVYGILIVVLVFIIKEKMELWRKVIFVSVSYVAIINFCLSTHYYPNIMPFQAGIQAAEVIKEEGIPKEDVFLLFGKYSWSLDFYTERNTPRIPLEEVSATVKPGQWLFFYEEDLEAVENAGIKWNKKFHFKHFRVSKPKLNFLNPETRASVLESAYLVQTK, from the coding sequence ATGAAGAGTATTACTTCTAAAGACAATTATAATCTTCTGTACTTTTTACTGGCTGCGGTATACTTGGTGGGCTTGTTTATTCCTTTAATGGAAAATGACTCTGCCCAGCATGCCACTATGGCGATGCAAATATACCTAGATAATGATTTTCTACACCTCTTTAAGGGCGGGATTCCTTATTTAGATAAGCCGCACATGCACTTTTGGCTTTCAGCCATTTCATTCAAAATTTTCGGGGTTTCACATATTGCCTACCGTTTACCTGCTATTTTGTTTACGGGTATTGGGGCGTATTCGTGTTATAAATTAGCTAAAGAGTTTTACGGACAACAGGCCGCTCAAATAGCCCCATTGATATTTCTTTCGAGTTATGCCATTATTTTGGCAAATCATGACGTCCGTACAGATGCTGTATTGACGGGTGCTTCTATTTGGAGTGTTTGGCAGTTGGTAAGGTATATTCATACTTCTCAGCTTAAATATTTGGTGGTGGGAGCATTTGCGGCTGCTATTGCATTTTCATGCAAAGGGCATCTGAGTGTCTTTATTACGGGTGTGGTTTTACTGGCGTATATGGCTTATGCCAGAAAATGGTCAGCCTTTTTTAGCTGGAAATCGCTCTTAGGTTTAGTAGTTTTTGGTTTAGGCATTTTGCCTGTGGTTTATGCCTATTATGTGCAGTATGATTTACACCCAGAGTTAGTGATAGAGGGTCAAACCAATGTTTCTGGCGTGAAATTTATTCTCTGGGACCAAAACTTTAATAGGCTTACCGCCAAAGGATTCGGAGAGAATAATCCTGATTACCTCTTCTTTTTTCATAACCTTCTTTGGGCTTTTATTCCTTGGTCGTTCATTGTTTACCTCGCCTTTTTTGATAGAATAAAGCTACTGGTTAAAAACAAATTGAAGTATGTCAAAGGCTTAGAGATTTTGACTTCAATCGGTGTAATTATTGTCCTTTTTGTTATTAGTACTTCTAAGTTTAAGCTTCCGCATTATCTAAATAGTCTCTTGCCTATTTTATCTGTTTTGGTGGCGGGTTTTCTTATTAATTTGAAAGATAGAAATAGCCTTAAAACGCTAAAGGTTATTCTCATAGTGCAGTATGTTTCTTTGACACTCATAGCGGGCGGCGTCCTTTATCTTACCTTTTGGGCTTTTGGTTTGCCATCACCTATTTTACTTGGAGTTTATGGGATTTTGATAGTAGTGCTTGTTTTTATTATTAAAGAGAAGATGGAGCTTTGGAGAAAGGTAATCTTTGTTTCAGTCTCTTATGTGGCTATTATAAATTTCTGTTTAAGCACGCATTATTATCCAAACATTATGCCCTTTCAGGCAGGAATTCAAGCTGCGGAGGTAATCAAAGAGGAGGGTATTCCTAAAGAAGATGTTTTTTTACTTTTCGGGAAATATAGTTGGTCTTTAGATTTCTATACAGAAAGAAATACTCCGAGAATACCTTTAGAAGAAGTTAGTGCTACTGTGAAACCCGGTCAATGGCTGTTTTTCTACGAAGAAGATTTAGAAGCGGTGGAAAATGCTGGGATAAAATGGAATAAGAAATTTCATTTCAAACACTTTCGGGTATCTAAACCAAAGTTGAATTTTTTAAATCCAGAAACTAGGGCATCTGTTTTAGAATCGGCTTACTTAGTGCAGACGAAATAG
- a CDS encoding glycosyltransferase family 2 protein, with the protein MNKSPKLSIVIPVFNEEGNNALLCDAIAKELNAYEYEIIFVDDFSTDGTREEIKGFKNPNVVLIELKRNYGQSSALAAGIEYATGDYVITMDGDMQNDPSDITMMLNKAINEEWDMVTGQRQKRQDNFLRTLPSKIANYIIRKATKFHITDAGCALKVMTAETAKSVPLYGELHRFIALNAHIEGARITEVPVKHHARQFGVSKYGLGRTFKVINDVLLILFQQKYMQKPLHFFGNLGMTFFGIGALINIYLLVVKLMGEDIGGRPLLILGVLLVLVGIQFFTIGIVSDLLMKTYYESQDKKPYNIRKISTFE; encoded by the coding sequence ATGAATAAATCTCCGAAACTATCCATTGTAATTCCTGTTTTTAACGAAGAGGGAAATAACGCTTTACTATGCGACGCCATAGCCAAAGAACTGAATGCCTACGAATATGAAATCATTTTTGTGGACGATTTCTCTACCGACGGCACCAGAGAAGAAATAAAAGGCTTTAAAAACCCAAACGTAGTGCTGATAGAGCTTAAAAGAAACTACGGACAAAGCTCTGCCCTAGCCGCAGGAATAGAATATGCCACCGGCGATTACGTCATCACGATGGATGGTGACATGCAAAACGACCCTTCTGACATTACCATGATGCTTAATAAAGCTATCAATGAAGAATGGGACATGGTGACAGGACAAAGGCAGAAAAGACAGGATAATTTCTTGAGAACGCTGCCTAGCAAAATTGCCAATTACATTATTAGAAAGGCTACCAAATTTCATATTACAGATGCGGGCTGTGCCCTAAAAGTAATGACTGCCGAAACCGCCAAAAGTGTTCCGCTTTATGGGGAGCTTCATAGGTTTATCGCTCTTAACGCTCATATAGAAGGTGCTAGAATTACAGAAGTACCTGTAAAACATCACGCTCGCCAGTTTGGCGTTTCTAAATATGGATTGGGCAGAACTTTTAAGGTAATCAATGACGTACTTCTGATTCTTTTCCAACAGAAATACATGCAGAAACCACTGCACTTTTTCGGAAATCTTGGGATGACATTTTTTGGTATTGGTGCATTGATAAACATTTACCTTCTCGTAGTCAAACTGATGGGAGAAGACATTGGTGGGCGTCCCTTACTTATTCTTGGGGTGCTTTTGGTTTTGGTAGGTATTCAGTTTTTCACCATTGGTATAGTATCTGACTTACTGATGAAAACGTATTACGAGTCGCAAGACAAGAAACCTTATAACATTAGAAAAATCTCCACTTTTGAATAA
- a CDS encoding HpaII family restriction endonuclease yields the protein MSSSKVLLPPDKNSTIIFEIKDNKGSPLTKEDILEVNGIIKENKKGIRKIIDLGYRIKHLKYEDPNFCLNLKMIDSDLPKIISFIVFDKLTKNLSDIPSIIENLNTRNPIGYNLSLGHKFYNHKLINFLMELALGITTKNMWSANYQVIGYTITSKTNNHILYDNETSFHKFIDYLKESYKFESPSVSNKGYGEVYLKGKKSLINLNFQIRA from the coding sequence ATGAGCTCTTCAAAAGTTTTACTTCCTCCAGATAAAAACAGCACTATTATTTTCGAAATAAAAGATAATAAGGGTTCACCATTAACTAAAGAAGACATTTTAGAAGTCAATGGTATTATCAAAGAAAATAAAAAAGGAATTAGAAAAATCATTGACTTAGGCTACCGTATCAAACACCTAAAATACGAAGACCCCAACTTTTGTCTAAACCTCAAAATGATTGACAGTGACCTCCCAAAAATCATTTCTTTTATAGTATTTGATAAACTTACCAAAAACCTTAGCGATATTCCGAGTATAATCGAAAACCTTAATACTAGAAACCCTATCGGATATAATTTAAGTTTAGGACACAAATTTTATAATCATAAGCTAATTAATTTTCTAATGGAATTAGCACTTGGTATAACAACAAAAAACATGTGGTCAGCTAACTATCAAGTCATAGGATATACTATAACGTCAAAGACCAACAATCATATTTTATACGATAACGAAACCAGCTTTCATAAATTCATAGATTACCTTAAGGAATCATACAAATTTGAAAGCCCCAGTGTTAGCAACAAGGGATATGGAGAAGTGTATCTCAAAGGCAAAAAGTCTCTAATTAACCTAAACTTTCAAATTCGTGCTTAA
- a CDS encoding NAD-dependent epimerase/dehydratase family protein: protein MKILVTGAAGFIGLHLIKKLISEEHEVVGFDNINNYYSQQLKYDRLADNGIAAGAQMPEKTLIASTVFDKYKFIKADLLDTEALDELFVLEKFDIVINLAAQTGVRNSIDNPKTYIKNNVDGFLNILETIKKYPVQHLIYASSSSVYGNNAKIPFSVDDKVDHPVSIYAATKKSNELMAHTYSHLYQIPTTGLRFFTVYGPWGRPDMAPSLFADAMMNKRAIKVFNNGDMERDFTYVDDIVEGISRLCLNAPKADGAPYALHNIGNSTPIKLMDFIEELEANLEIDSIKEMMPMQPGDVKRTYADIRSLQKAIDYTPNTSLKDGVKSFANWFKTYNSKA, encoded by the coding sequence ATGAAAATTCTAGTTACAGGAGCGGCGGGTTTTATTGGTCTTCATCTTATTAAAAAATTGATAAGCGAAGAGCACGAAGTAGTGGGTTTTGACAATATCAATAACTACTATTCGCAGCAGCTAAAATACGACCGACTGGCTGACAATGGAATAGCGGCAGGTGCTCAAATGCCCGAAAAAACATTAATAGCTTCTACCGTTTTTGATAAGTATAAATTTATAAAAGCAGACTTATTAGACACAGAGGCTTTAGATGAACTTTTTGTTTTAGAGAAATTTGACATAGTTATTAATCTAGCTGCCCAAACCGGCGTAAGAAACAGTATTGACAATCCTAAAACATACATTAAAAACAATGTTGACGGGTTTTTAAATATTCTAGAAACTATTAAAAAGTACCCTGTTCAGCATTTGATATATGCTTCTAGCTCTTCTGTTTATGGAAATAATGCAAAGATTCCGTTTTCTGTAGACGACAAAGTAGACCACCCCGTAAGTATTTATGCGGCTACCAAAAAGAGCAACGAACTTATGGCTCACACGTATAGCCATCTGTATCAAATACCAACCACTGGTTTAAGATTTTTTACAGTATATGGCCCATGGGGCAGACCTGACATGGCTCCTTCCCTATTTGCGGATGCCATGATGAACAAACGTGCGATTAAGGTTTTCAATAATGGCGATATGGAGCGTGATTTCACTTATGTGGATGACATCGTTGAAGGTATTTCTAGGCTTTGCCTCAATGCCCCAAAAGCTGATGGTGCTCCCTACGCTTTGCATAATATTGGCAATAGCACTCCTATCAAATTGATGGATTTTATTGAAGAATTAGAGGCTAACTTGGAGATTGACAGCATTAAAGAAATGATGCCAATGCAGCCAGGTGATGTAAAAAGAACCTACGCCGACATTAGAAGTCTTCAAAAAGCCATTGATTACACACCAAACACCTCATTAAAAGATGGTGTTAAGAGTTTTGCCAATTGGTTTAAAACTTACAACTCTAAAGCTTAG
- a CDS encoding lysylphosphatidylglycerol synthase transmembrane domain-containing protein, protein MNKKSLITALKILFTLVLLYVVFTKIEFEKIKSVLADAQILPLLLAGVLLFLSQWISAERLRYFLLKSAFSISKASNYALYLLGMFYNFFIPGGIGGDAYKVYAMHKKFDWSAKKLTAVLFIDRLTGLAAIGVLTCLLAIGLPLFQTLPFTLLLIAAVPIGLVLFYLIVKQFFPSFKNLLIRPLGLSILIQGLQVLSLIALLYSISGPTDSIVYAVVFLVSSALSIFSFSGIGIRELIFYQAAVLFAFDSTLAVTVGFLFSFITAVISLFGIIYHIKKPDLKLEG, encoded by the coding sequence TTGAATAAGAAATCGCTTATAACGGCTCTTAAGATTCTATTTACCCTGGTACTGCTTTATGTTGTATTCACTAAAATCGAGTTTGAAAAGATAAAATCTGTTTTGGCAGATGCCCAAATACTTCCGCTGCTTTTAGCGGGAGTATTGTTATTTCTATCGCAATGGATTTCTGCCGAAAGGCTTCGGTATTTTCTTTTAAAAAGTGCTTTTTCTATTTCTAAAGCCAGTAATTATGCTCTGTATTTACTGGGCATGTTTTATAATTTCTTTATTCCGGGTGGTATAGGTGGCGATGCCTACAAGGTCTATGCCATGCATAAAAAGTTTGATTGGTCTGCAAAAAAGCTAACTGCCGTACTATTTATTGACCGCCTTACGGGTTTGGCCGCCATTGGAGTTTTGACTTGTCTTTTGGCCATAGGTTTACCTTTGTTTCAAACGCTCCCCTTTACTTTGCTTCTGATAGCAGCCGTTCCTATTGGCTTGGTACTCTTCTATCTTATTGTCAAACAGTTTTTCCCTTCTTTCAAAAACTTATTGATACGCCCTTTGGGACTTTCTATCTTGATTCAAGGTTTACAGGTTTTAAGTTTGATAGCCCTACTCTACAGTATTTCAGGACCTACCGATAGCATTGTTTACGCCGTGGTGTTCTTAGTCTCTTCAGCACTTTCTATCTTTTCTTTTTCTGGTATTGGCATTAGAGAGCTTATCTTTTATCAGGCTGCCGTCTTGTTTGCTTTTGACAGTACGCTAGCTGTTACAGTTGGTTTTCTCTTCTCCTTTATTACAGCTGTTATTTCGCTTTTTGGCATCATTTATCATATCAAAAAGCCAGACTTAAAACTGGAAGGTTAA
- a CDS encoding xanthine dehydrogenase family protein molybdopterin-binding subunit, with amino-acid sequence MAKVSRRKFIIRSILGGTGLLVGTAYLFKKPIRRTLAGVANTAETPYSGNTSDPEVWFEISVDNMVTLYSPKVEMGQGTFTGLAQMAADELEININQIRVEHAPSSLQFDSFATGGSTSISSLWMPLRELAATTREIIKTEAAKKMGVDLASLKVTDGVISSGNKTMTFGEAVAGITEWELSDTPALKDLKAYKYIGKPVSRVDLKDKVLGKPIFGMDAAMPDMLFGAVVRPSAIGAKYLDADTTEAEKMPGVVKVVKEEDFVGVVATSRMAAENAKEAIKANWETDKVWQTKDIEALVKVGKGEPFEIQKEGKAEKVLKSDDGLITAEYTSPLGAHAQIEPNGAVAFVEKDKATVMISTQVVGITRKEVAKRLGLKEEQVEIKPTYLGGGFGRRLHTPNAIQAAVLSKAVGKPVKCFFNRKEEFQNDTFRPPTHHVLKAKLTQDGKIEALEHNVSSGDVAFGSAIVPHIANAALGADLGAWRGGMIQYSGIPNYRAISWRVKLPFATSWWRSLGLLANTFSIESFMDELAVKAGKDPIQFRLDQIGDDTAGKRLKAVIETARDRVNWNNMTLSEGRSVGFACCTDANTPVAQIAEVSILDGEIKVHKVTCVIDVGLAVNPDQIRAQCEGAIIMGMSASMFEKMEVTDGQLNPTIYGPYQMAMMRHAPKEIDVVILENTNAPGAVGEPPLGPIAAAIANATFRLTGKRMRDMPFVLG; translated from the coding sequence ATGGCTAAAGTATCTAGAAGGAAATTTATAATTAGGTCTATTTTAGGCGGAACAGGTTTGTTAGTTGGTACTGCATATTTGTTTAAAAAGCCTATCAGAAGAACTTTGGCAGGTGTGGCAAATACGGCAGAAACACCGTATTCAGGAAACACCTCAGACCCCGAAGTTTGGTTTGAAATAAGTGTCGATAATATGGTGACGCTCTATAGCCCAAAAGTAGAAATGGGGCAGGGCACTTTCACAGGATTGGCACAAATGGCTGCCGATGAATTGGAAATAAATATCAATCAAATTAGGGTAGAACACGCTCCCTCCAGCTTGCAGTTTGATTCTTTTGCTACGGGCGGCAGTACGTCTATATCTAGTTTGTGGATGCCGCTGAGAGAGTTGGCCGCTACCACCAGAGAGATTATAAAAACAGAAGCCGCCAAGAAAATGGGGGTAGATTTAGCTTCTTTGAAAGTGACGGATGGCGTGATAAGTTCGGGAAATAAAACCATGACTTTTGGCGAAGCCGTAGCAGGTATTACCGAATGGGAACTGTCAGATACGCCTGCTTTAAAGGATTTGAAAGCCTATAAATACATAGGAAAGCCTGTTAGCCGTGTCGATTTAAAAGACAAGGTGTTGGGCAAGCCTATTTTTGGAATGGATGCCGCTATGCCAGATATGCTTTTTGGAGCGGTGGTTAGGCCTTCGGCAATAGGTGCAAAATACCTAGATGCTGATACTACAGAAGCTGAGAAAATGCCAGGTGTGGTCAAAGTGGTTAAAGAAGAAGATTTTGTGGGAGTGGTGGCTACCTCAAGAATGGCGGCAGAAAATGCCAAGGAAGCGATAAAGGCGAATTGGGAAACAGACAAAGTTTGGCAAACCAAGGATATAGAAGCTCTGGTTAAAGTAGGAAAAGGGGAGCCTTTTGAAATTCAGAAAGAAGGTAAGGCGGAGAAAGTTTTAAAGTCTGATGATGGATTAATTACTGCAGAATATACGAGTCCGCTGGGTGCTCATGCTCAGATAGAGCCAAACGGTGCCGTGGCTTTTGTAGAAAAAGATAAAGCTACCGTGATGATTTCAACCCAAGTGGTGGGAATTACCAGAAAAGAGGTGGCTAAAAGACTAGGATTGAAAGAGGAGCAGGTAGAAATAAAACCAACCTATTTGGGTGGAGGTTTTGGTAGAAGGCTGCATACGCCAAATGCCATTCAGGCGGCGGTGCTTTCTAAGGCCGTTGGCAAACCTGTCAAATGCTTTTTTAATAGAAAAGAAGAATTTCAAAACGATACTTTCAGACCACCAACACATCATGTTTTAAAAGCTAAGCTTACACAGGATGGTAAAATAGAGGCTCTAGAGCATAACGTTTCTAGTGGAGATGTGGCTTTTGGCTCTGCCATAGTGCCACATATTGCCAATGCTGCTTTGGGTGCTGACCTTGGTGCGTGGCGTGGTGGAATGATTCAATACAGCGGTATTCCTAACTATCGTGCTATTTCTTGGCGTGTGAAATTGCCTTTTGCCACCAGTTGGTGGAGGAGTTTGGGGCTTTTGGCAAATACTTTTTCTATAGAAAGCTTTATGGACGAACTGGCCGTGAAAGCAGGCAAAGACCCAATACAGTTTAGGTTAGACCAAATAGGAGATGACACCGCAGGGAAACGCCTTAAGGCTGTGATAGAAACAGCCAGAGATAGGGTAAACTGGAATAATATGACTTTGTCAGAGGGCAGGTCAGTAGGTTTTGCCTGCTGTACAGATGCCAACACACCAGTGGCTCAGATAGCGGAGGTTTCTATCTTAGATGGCGAAATAAAAGTGCATAAGGTAACCTGCGTGATAGACGTAGGTTTGGCCGTAAACCCTGACCAAATAAGAGCTCAGTGCGAAGGTGCCATTATTATGGGAATGAGTGCCTCTATGTTTGAAAAAATGGAAGTGACTGATGGGCAACTAAACCCTACCATTTACGGACCATACCAAATGGCCATGATGCGTCACGCTCCCAAAGAAATAGATGTGGTGATACTAGAAAATACCAATGCTCCAGGAGCAGTAGGCGAACCACCACTAGGCCCAATAGCCGCCGCCATAGCAAATGCCACTTTCAGGTTAACTGGTAAGAGGATGAGGGATATGCCGTTTGTTTTGGGGTAG
- a CDS encoding HNH endonuclease: MTKNNWTKEETIVAFNVYCKIPFKKSSKTNPTVIQYAKIIGRSPSALNMKIGNFGRLDPELKKQGITGLVNGSKLEEDVWNEFNNNWEELAYRSELLIAKFQNKNIGELEITEFPNGKESIRTVKARVNQNFFRSTILSSYNIKCCITGLTIPDFLVASHIIPWSIDKENRINPHNGICLNSIHDKAFDKGFLTVTPDYKVKLSKYFTEYSNEPSVKDLFMKYANRKILKPERFLPKKEFLDYHYNNIFIQ; encoded by the coding sequence ATGACTAAAAACAACTGGACAAAAGAAGAAACAATAGTAGCATTTAATGTGTACTGCAAAATACCTTTTAAGAAAAGCAGTAAGACCAATCCAACGGTAATCCAATATGCCAAGATAATAGGCCGTTCTCCTTCTGCTTTAAATATGAAAATCGGAAACTTCGGCAGATTAGATCCAGAACTAAAAAAACAAGGAATTACAGGTTTAGTTAATGGCAGTAAACTTGAAGAAGATGTTTGGAATGAGTTTAATAATAATTGGGAGGAATTAGCCTATAGAAGTGAATTATTAATAGCAAAATTTCAGAATAAAAATATCGGGGAGCTAGAAATTACAGAGTTCCCAAATGGAAAAGAGTCCATTAGAACAGTTAAAGCAAGGGTTAATCAAAATTTCTTCCGAAGTACAATTTTGTCATCTTATAATATTAAATGCTGTATAACTGGGCTTACCATTCCCGATTTCTTAGTTGCTAGTCATATAATACCTTGGTCAATTGATAAAGAGAATAGGATAAATCCACATAACGGTATTTGTTTAAATTCCATACATGATAAAGCATTCGATAAAGGTTTTCTTACGGTTACCCCTGATTACAAAGTAAAACTTTCAAAATATTTCACTGAATACTCAAACGAGCCTTCTGTTAAAGATTTATTTATGAAATATGCTAACAGAAAAATTTTGAAGCCTGAAAGGTTTTTACCCAAAAAGGAATTTTTAGATTATCATTATAACAATATCTTTATTCAATGA
- a CDS encoding TetR/AcrR family transcriptional regulator — protein MTDKKANILSAALELFANEGFNATSTSSVAKKAGVSEALIFRHFLNKKGLLDAILGQGEKKFMELMGPILFQNEPKKVIKMTLELPFSVKESEYDFWKLQIKLKWDSDYYHPQKMVPLTNKLTEAFAALGSEMPELEALSLNQMVESISIGLVRNEIKDKKKYLAFLLAKYGV, from the coding sequence GTGACCGACAAAAAAGCTAATATATTATCTGCCGCCCTTGAGCTCTTTGCCAATGAGGGCTTTAACGCTACATCTACCAGTTCTGTAGCTAAGAAAGCGGGCGTATCTGAGGCTTTAATCTTCCGCCATTTTCTGAATAAAAAAGGACTTTTAGATGCTATTTTGGGGCAGGGCGAAAAGAAGTTTATGGAATTAATGGGACCTATTTTGTTTCAAAATGAGCCCAAAAAGGTTATCAAAATGACTTTGGAGCTGCCTTTCTCTGTCAAAGAATCAGAATACGATTTTTGGAAACTCCAGATTAAACTGAAATGGGACAGCGACTATTATCACCCACAAAAGATGGTGCCCCTCACCAATAAGCTTACCGAGGCATTTGCTGCCTTAGGTTCCGAAATGCCCGAACTAGAAGCACTATCGCTCAATCAAATGGTAGAATCCATTTCTATTGGTCTGGTGAGAAATGAAATCAAAGACAAAAAAAAGTATTTGGCCTTTTTGTTAGCCAAATATGGTGTTTGA
- a CDS encoding 3-keto-disaccharide hydrolase — MKLLSLFFILSSLLCQAQVLPTTPLFNGKNLDGWYMISQDDSPGKNYFGVKDKAIHAYPNQTADSKQPFAAIITEKEYENYVLKFEYKWGDKKFAPRENEVRDAGVVFHIFGELVIWPSGIECQIQEGDSGDLWIIQARASSKVDGNGNNYSPEGTLITKGEKNTYSRISRINSWEHAGWNNVMVTVNGNNAKFFINGKLVNEAINMQRYDENTKAWLPLTKGQILLQAEGSEVFYRNITIQDLKK, encoded by the coding sequence ATGAAACTCCTTTCCCTATTCTTTATACTATCCTCTTTACTGTGTCAAGCACAGGTTTTACCCACTACCCCACTTTTTAATGGTAAAAACTTAGATGGCTGGTACATGATATCGCAAGACGATTCGCCTGGCAAAAACTACTTTGGTGTGAAGGATAAAGCCATACATGCATATCCTAACCAAACCGCAGACAGCAAACAACCCTTTGCCGCTATTATCACAGAAAAGGAGTACGAAAACTATGTTTTAAAGTTTGAGTACAAATGGGGCGACAAGAAATTTGCTCCTAGAGAAAATGAGGTAAGAGACGCAGGAGTGGTATTTCATATATTTGGTGAGCTAGTTATCTGGCCATCTGGTATAGAATGTCAAATTCAAGAAGGCGACAGCGGCGACTTATGGATAATACAAGCTAGAGCCAGCTCTAAAGTAGATGGCAACGGAAACAACTACAGCCCGGAAGGTACTTTAATAACCAAAGGCGAAAAAAACACCTACAGCCGCATATCTAGAATAAACTCTTGGGAACATGCCGGCTGGAATAATGTGATGGTGACTGTGAATGGCAATAATGCTAAATTTTTCATCAATGGGAAATTAGTAAACGAAGCCATTAACATGCAGCGATACGACGAAAACACCAAAGCATGGTTGCCATTAACCAAAGGTCAAATCTTACTTCAAGCAGAAGGCTCTGAAGTGTTCTACAGAAACATCACGATTCAAGACCTAAAGAAATAG